CTGGCGCCGGCTCCGTGGTCGCCTGGGCATTGTTGATTACTGATCTTGATCCGTTGCGGTTCAGCCTGCTGTTCGAACGTTTCCTTAATCCCGAACGCGTGTCCATGCCGGACTTTGATATCGACTTCTGCCAGGACAAACGCGACCAGGTGATCAAATATGTGCAGGATAAATACGGCCATGACCAGGTGGCGCAGATCATTACCTTCGGTAAGCTGCAGGCCCGGGCCGTGGTCCGTGATGTGGGCCGGGTGCTGCAGATGCCTTATGGTCAGGTGGACCGGCTGTCGAAGATGATTCCCAGCAATCCGGCCAATCCGGTCACCCTGTCCGAGGCGCTGGAGAGCGAGGAACGGCTGCAGGCGGAGCGGGACAGCGACCCGACCACGGCGCGGCTGATTGATATGGCCCTGCAGCTCGAAGGCCTGTACCGCCATGCCTCGACCCATGCCGCCGGCGTGGTGATCGGTGACAGGCCACTGCATCAGCTGGTGCCGCTCTACCGCGATCCCAAGTCGGACATGCCGGTGACCCAGTTCAACATGAAGTTTGTCGAGCAGGCCGGACTGGTCAAGTTCGACTTTCTGGGCCTGAAAACCCTGACGGTGCTGGCCAAGGCCGTGGAAAATATCAGGCCCCGCGGCATCGATATCGACCTGTCGCAGGTGCCGCTGGACGACAAACCGTCTTTCGAATTGATGGGCCGGGGTAAGACCGTGGGCGTGTTCCAGCTGGAAAGTAGCGGCATGCAGAATGTGCTGCTGCAGATGAAACCCGACCTGTTCGAGGATATCATCGCTGTGGTGGCGCTGTACCGTCCGGGCCCGATGGACAATATTCCCCGCTATATCGCCTGTAAACATGGCGAGGAAGAGCCGGATTACCTGCATCCGCTGCTGGTGGAGGTGCTGAAGGAAACCTACGGGGTGATCATTTACCAGGAACAGGTGATGCAGATCGCCCAGATCCTGGCCGATTATTCCCTTGGTGAAGCCGACCTGCTGCGCCGGGCCATGGGCAAGAAGATTGCCGCGGAAATGGACAAACAGAGGGCCCGGTTCCAGGAAGGGGCCGATAACAAGGGGGTGGATCCCAAGCAGGCGGCCCATATTTTCGACCTGGTGGCCAAATTCGCCGGCTACGGTTTCAACAAGTCCCACGCCGCCGCCTATGCCCTGGTGGCCTATCATACCGCCTATCTCAAGGCCAATTTCCCGGTCGAGTTTATGGCGGCCATCATGTCGCTCGACCTGAACAACACCGACAAGCTGCAGATCTTCAAGGAAGAGTTGAAAAGCCTGCATATCCCGATCCTGCCGCCGGATGTCAATAAATCACAGGTTGAATTTTCCGTCGAGGTGATCGAGGGCGAGAGGGACGACGAACATATCGGCGGCGCCCGCGGAGACGGTGTGTTGCGCGGCGTGCGTTATGCGCTGGCCGGGCTGAAGAATGTAGGCTCGGCCGCCATGGAGTCCCTGGTCGCGGAGCGGGAAAAGAACGGACCTTTCAAGAGCCTGGAGGATTTCTGCGCCCGGATCGACACCCACCATATCAACAAGCGGGCGCTGGAAAATATGGCCAAGGCCGGGGCGTTTGACAGTATTAATCCGAACCGGGCCCAGGTATTCCAGTCGGTGGAAATGCTGCTCAAGCAGGCCAGCGCCGCAACCCAGGAGAGAAACAGCGACCAGGTCAGCCTGTTCGGTGATGTGGTTGAGGAGCCGAATCTGGTCCTGCCGGACGTCAATGACTGGGCCCTGATTGACAGGCTGAACAATGAACGCGAAGCGATCGGCTTTTACCTGTCCGCCCATCCGCTGGACGCCTACGACAAAGTCCTGGCGCGGCAGAAAGTGGTGCCGTCCAGCGAGATCGAGGCGCGGGCCACCGGCAAGGGCGGGGTGGTCAAGCTGGCCGGCACGATCCAGAGCCTGAAGGAAAAACGCTCCCAGCGCGGCAATAAATATGCCTTCCTTGGCCTGTCGGATGCGGCCGGCGCCTATGAAGTGACACTGTTTTCCGAAGTTTTGAACGCCAAGCGGGACATGCTGGAAGCGGGCAACTCGGTGATTGTGACCGCGGAAGTGCGGAAAACCGATGAAGGGGCGGTCAGGCTGACGGCTCAGGGGATTGAATCCATCGACCAGGTTGCCGCCCGGACCGCCAAGGGACTGGAAATCTTTGTCGAGAATGAAAAGTCCCTGACCGCGGTGAAGGAGATACTCGAGCAGCATAAAGGGGGGCGGGGGACTGTTACCTTTAAAATCAAGGTTGATGACGGGGAAAAGTTCGACATAGATGTGGAACTGGGCGAAGGCTATGTGATATCACCAGCCGTTCGCAACGCGATTGTCACCATGAAAGGCATTACGGAGGCCCGGGAAATATGAGTTCAGAGACCAAAAAAATCGCCACCCCAATTGATTCCGCGACCGTCATTCTGGTGCGTGATGGTTATGACGGGCTCGAAGTGCTGGTGGGGGAGCGTCATGGTGATATCAAGTTCGCCGGCGGAGCGCGGGTTTTTCCTGGCGGTAAAGTGGATCCGCTCGACAAAAAGGCCGAGCTTGAATGGGCCGGGGAAACTGAAGAGAAGTTACCCGAACAGTTCCGCGGCCTGCGGTTTACCGCTATTCGCGAAGTCTTTGAAGAAACCGGCCTGATCATTGCGAAAAAGAACGGATATTCGCTTACCGAAGATCAGCGTGCGGCAATAGACAGGGAGTATCGTGACCGGGTGCATTATCAGGGTATGGGCCTGCTGGATTTTATGAAGGAGAATGGCCTGGGCCCTGATCTGGAGGCCTGTGTGCCGTTTGCCCACTGGATCACGCCTGTTGCCCGACCCAAGCGGTTTGACACGCGCTTTTTTGTTTGTGAAGCGCCGGAGGGGCAGGTTGCCAAGGCGGACGGCCAGGAAATCATCGACGTGATCTGGGCGACCCCGACCAGGATTATCGAGGAGGCGGACGGGACTCTGATGTTCCCGACACTCATGAATTTGAAAAAGATTGCAGAATTCGGTTCAGTCAGGGAACTGATGGAAGATACGGCAGGACGGGAAATTGTCACAGTATTGCCGGAAATCAGGAAAAATGAGGCGGGGGAAGTCAGAATCGTTGCCGAGGAGGCAGGATATGGTTCTGTGGATCAAAATAGCGTTCATCCCGGTATTTCAAAGGATTAGGGGAATAACCCGACCGGTCCTTCTGCGACTGAAAATAGCCGGTGTCAGATTTCTTTACAGTGCATGGAATATTAAAAGAACCTAAAGAGTATATTAAGTCATTGATAAATAATGATTTATTGTAAGAAAAGCGGAAAAGTGGGGGGATATTTCTGGTTTTAGGTGTCGATATTTTTTACACAATTGCATGTGATGTCAGGGCGGATATTGTTAACTTGTTGCAATTAAAGGAAAAAATAAATTGGCACGCTACTTGCTTATAAAGATACCGTTATCAGATGATGTGGTACGAGCCACGAACGAGTAGTTGAGTACTTATAGATTTTTAATTTTCCATGTATGGTTGCGTTACGCTGCACTCATACGAACATCACAGGAGGTTATTGTGAAAAGCAATAAGATAATTTCCCTTATCACTGGCGCTATCGCAAGTGTTGTGGTTATGGGTTCAGCTCATGCTGGAACCATGATTACTGAATGGAAGCTGACAGCCGATGCAGCCTTTCAGGATGAAACTGGTGAACCGCTTGCGGATCTCATTAACAACGGCGACTATATTTCCTGGGGCCTTGAAGGCGGAAATTACAGTCATCTGGTCATTGGTGACCAGAGCGGTTACGACGGTACAACCCCGGCTGCCAACGCCAACGGTCACACCGAAGTAAACGGCATCATGACCAACGGTGCTTTTGAAGATGCAGCCACCCTGACACACGTGAACAACGTGATCGCGTACAATACTTCGCTGACCAGCGTGACCATCCAGGATACCATCAGCCTTGAAGCTGTTAGCCCGGCTGGTTTCTCCCTGGGTCCGATCGTGTTCCCGCTGTTCATCGAGTTCCAGGAAACTCCGAACACTGAAGGCACTTGTGTTGATGACTCTATCAGCGTGTGTGACGATATCTTCGTACTGGTAAACCCGGAAAACCTGTCCTTCAGCTTCGTTGAAGACGGATACCTCTATACCGTTACTCTGGACCTGGGTGACACATCCTTCCTGGATGATGATGCCTGTGCCCTTGCTGGTGCCGAATCAGGTTGTCAGGGCTTCCTGACCGAAGAAAATACCTTTACAACTCTCTACACCTCAGTGGCCATCACTGCGGAAGAAGTTTCCGAGCCTGCCATGCTGGGTCTGCTCGGCCTGGGTCTGGTCTTCGCCGGCCTGCGTCGCCGCAAAGCCTGAGGCTTGAGACGAAACTCCTCCAGTTTGATAAGTAGACCGGAATGAGAAAAGAACAAACGTGAGCGGTTATTATAGATAGCCGCTCACGCTTTGATTCAGGCCGTTGCTTTCCAAAAGCGACGGCTTTTTATTTTTTCTGTATTATTGGCGGAAATTGGCGATTTATCCCTTGCCTTTTGTCTGAAAACGTCGTAATACGCGCCTACTTCACACACGGGTGTAGAAGTTTGCCTCCTACATATTGAGGCCGACTTTCCGGTGTCTCTAGAGACCAAAGCCCGTGGAGGATTAACCGGAAAAGGAGAAAAGACATGGCACTGCCTAGCTTTACCATGCGTCAGCTTTTGGAAGCTGGTGTACATTTTGGCCACCAGGCCCACCGTTGGAACCCCCGTATGGGCGATTACATCTTCGGTGTTCGTAACAAAATTCATATTCTTAACCTGTCCATTACCGTACCGCTTCTGCATCGCGCTATGGAACAGGTTCGTGACGTAACCGCATCCGGCGGCCGCGTATTGTTTGTCGGCACCAAACGCCAGGCTTCCGGCCCGATCGCCGAAGCTGCCAAGCGTTGCGGTCAGTATTATGTGAACCACCGCTGGCTCGGTGGCATGCTGACCAACTGGCAGACTGTTTCAAACTCCATCAAGCGTCTCAAAGAGCTGGAAGACCTCCTGAGCCAGGAACATTCCGGTCTGACCAAAAAAGAAATCCTGCAGATGACACGTGAGCGGGATAAACTGGAGCGCTCTCTCGGTGGTATTAAAGACATGGGCGGTCTGCCGAATGTCATCTTTGTGATCGATACCAACAAGGAAGAACTGGCCATCCAGGAAGCCAGGAAACTGGGTATTCCGGTTGTCGGCATTCTGGATACCAACAGCAACCCGGAAGGTGTTGATTTCCCGGTACCGGGTAACGATGACGCAACACGTGCGATCCAGCTGTATTGTGATCTGATTGCGGATTCTGTTCTGGAAGGTATCCAGCAGGAACTGTCAGAGCAGGGTGTCGACCTCGGCGCCGAAGAGGCTCCGGTGGAGCCGGCCCTGGAAGCTGAAGCCGAAGAGGCTCCGGCAGAAGCTGCTGCTGCAGAAGAAGCTCCCGCTGTGGAAGCACCGGCTGAAGAAGCTCCTGCTGAAGAAAAAGCGTCTTAAAAAGTTCATTGGCATCGCCGGTTTCCAGCCGCTAAAGCTGTTGGAAGCCGGCAATGACTTTATTCCGAAAATCTCAAGGAAAGAAAATGGCTCAAATTACTGCTGCATTGGTTAAGGAACTGCGCGAGAAAACCGGCGCAGGCATGATGGATTGTAAAAAAGCTCTGGCTGAGAACGACGGCGACCTGGAAGCGTCCGTTGACTGGCTGCGCCAGAAGGGTATTGCCAAGGCCGAGAAAAAAGCCGGCCGTGTGGCTGCCGAAGGTCTTGTTGCTGTTGCTGCTTCCGGCACGAAAGCTGTTGCCGTCGAGGTGAACTCTGAAACTGACTTCGTCGCCCGCAACGAGAAGTTCCAGGCAATGGTCAAAAATATTGCCCAGATTGCCCTGGACAATGATGGCGACTTCGAAGCTACCCAGAATGCAACTTACCCGGGCACCTCCCGTAGTGTTGCCGAGGAAGTCAAGGAAGCTGTGGGCACCATCGGTGAAAACATGAACTTCCGTCGTTCTGTTGGCCTGAGTGTGAACAAAGGCGTTGTGGCTTCCTACATCCACGGCACTGTGGTTGAAGGTATGGGCAAGATTGCTGTTCTCGTTAGCCTGGAGTCAGAGGCTGACGAAGTAACACTGTCCGCTCTCGGCAAACAGCTGGCCATGCATGTTGCCGCTACCAGCCCGGCCTCCCTGTCCATCGATGACCTGGATCCGGAGCTTCTGGAGCGTGAACGCAACGTGCTGATTGAGCAGGCCCGTGAATCCGGCAAGCCTGACAACATCATCGAGAAAATGATCGAAGGCCGTATCCGCAAGTACTACGAGGAAGTGGTTCTGCTGGAACAGACTTTCGTCATCGATGGTGAAACCAAGATTTCCAAAGTTGTTGAAAATGCCGCGAAATCTGCCGGTACAGATATCAAGCTGGCCGGCTTTGTTCGTCTTGCTCTCGGCGAAGGTATCGAGAAAGAAGAAGACGATTTCGCCGCTGAGGTTGCTGCTGCCGCCGGCAACTAATCATAGCCATATTCTGGGCTCATTTACCGATCATCCTTTGGCTGGTTTGGTAAATGGGCCCTTCTTGTATATTCTTCATGGACTTATCCTTGTCCGTGATGCAAGATGTG
The DNA window shown above is from Emcibacter nanhaiensis and carries:
- the dnaE gene encoding DNA polymerase III subunit alpha, producing the protein MSNHSFIHLRLHTAYSLSEGAIHVKALPKLCTQHNMPAVAITDTNNMFGMLEASLTLPGSGIQPIVGCCLSITHGPEELQGTVRRPEPGSIALLAQTDQGYHNLMELVSQAHLESAVHEPPQIGLSLLEGKTDGVICLSGGHKGPIGKYLLDEDEEKAAEVTRKLMALFPGRLYMELMRHGMSEEEQCEDKLLDLAYAHDIPLVATNDVHFPTRNMYAAHDALLCIADGAYVEQDDRRKLTPEHYFKSPDEMARLFEDLPEAITNTVVVAQRCAYKVPTIDPILPKFTADENTSEAETLRQFATKGLEARLEAHVFTGDETPEEREEKAKPYFDRLDYELGIIINMDFPGYFLIVSDFIQWSKDHNIPVGPGRGSGAGSVVAWALLITDLDPLRFSLLFERFLNPERVSMPDFDIDFCQDKRDQVIKYVQDKYGHDQVAQIITFGKLQARAVVRDVGRVLQMPYGQVDRLSKMIPSNPANPVTLSEALESEERLQAERDSDPTTARLIDMALQLEGLYRHASTHAAGVVIGDRPLHQLVPLYRDPKSDMPVTQFNMKFVEQAGLVKFDFLGLKTLTVLAKAVENIRPRGIDIDLSQVPLDDKPSFELMGRGKTVGVFQLESSGMQNVLLQMKPDLFEDIIAVVALYRPGPMDNIPRYIACKHGEEEPDYLHPLLVEVLKETYGVIIYQEQVMQIAQILADYSLGEADLLRRAMGKKIAAEMDKQRARFQEGADNKGVDPKQAAHIFDLVAKFAGYGFNKSHAAAYALVAYHTAYLKANFPVEFMAAIMSLDLNNTDKLQIFKEELKSLHIPILPPDVNKSQVEFSVEVIEGERDDEHIGGARGDGVLRGVRYALAGLKNVGSAAMESLVAEREKNGPFKSLEDFCARIDTHHINKRALENMAKAGAFDSINPNRAQVFQSVEMLLKQASAATQERNSDQVSLFGDVVEEPNLVLPDVNDWALIDRLNNEREAIGFYLSAHPLDAYDKVLARQKVVPSSEIEARATGKGGVVKLAGTIQSLKEKRSQRGNKYAFLGLSDAAGAYEVTLFSEVLNAKRDMLEAGNSVIVTAEVRKTDEGAVRLTAQGIESIDQVAARTAKGLEIFVENEKSLTAVKEILEQHKGGRGTVTFKIKVDDGEKFDIDVELGEGYVISPAVRNAIVTMKGITEAREI
- a CDS encoding NUDIX hydrolase, yielding MSSETKKIATPIDSATVILVRDGYDGLEVLVGERHGDIKFAGGARVFPGGKVDPLDKKAELEWAGETEEKLPEQFRGLRFTAIREVFEETGLIIAKKNGYSLTEDQRAAIDREYRDRVHYQGMGLLDFMKENGLGPDLEACVPFAHWITPVARPKRFDTRFFVCEAPEGQVAKADGQEIIDVIWATPTRIIEEADGTLMFPTLMNLKKIAEFGSVRELMEDTAGREIVTVLPEIRKNEAGEVRIVAEEAGYGSVDQNSVHPGISKD
- a CDS encoding THxN family PEP-CTERM protein, with product MKSNKIISLITGAIASVVVMGSAHAGTMITEWKLTADAAFQDETGEPLADLINNGDYISWGLEGGNYSHLVIGDQSGYDGTTPAANANGHTEVNGIMTNGAFEDAATLTHVNNVIAYNTSLTSVTIQDTISLEAVSPAGFSLGPIVFPLFIEFQETPNTEGTCVDDSISVCDDIFVLVNPENLSFSFVEDGYLYTVTLDLGDTSFLDDDACALAGAESGCQGFLTEENTFTTLYTSVAITAEEVSEPAMLGLLGLGLVFAGLRRRKA
- the rpsB gene encoding 30S ribosomal protein S2, coding for MALPSFTMRQLLEAGVHFGHQAHRWNPRMGDYIFGVRNKIHILNLSITVPLLHRAMEQVRDVTASGGRVLFVGTKRQASGPIAEAAKRCGQYYVNHRWLGGMLTNWQTVSNSIKRLKELEDLLSQEHSGLTKKEILQMTRERDKLERSLGGIKDMGGLPNVIFVIDTNKEELAIQEARKLGIPVVGILDTNSNPEGVDFPVPGNDDATRAIQLYCDLIADSVLEGIQQELSEQGVDLGAEEAPVEPALEAEAEEAPAEAAAAEEAPAVEAPAEEAPAEEKAS
- the tsf gene encoding translation elongation factor Ts, producing MAQITAALVKELREKTGAGMMDCKKALAENDGDLEASVDWLRQKGIAKAEKKAGRVAAEGLVAVAASGTKAVAVEVNSETDFVARNEKFQAMVKNIAQIALDNDGDFEATQNATYPGTSRSVAEEVKEAVGTIGENMNFRRSVGLSVNKGVVASYIHGTVVEGMGKIAVLVSLESEADEVTLSALGKQLAMHVAATSPASLSIDDLDPELLERERNVLIEQARESGKPDNIIEKMIEGRIRKYYEEVVLLEQTFVIDGETKISKVVENAAKSAGTDIKLAGFVRLALGEGIEKEEDDFAAEVAAAAGN